A DNA window from Betta splendens chromosome 6, fBetSpl5.4, whole genome shotgun sequence contains the following coding sequences:
- the phrf1 gene encoding PHD and RING finger domain-containing protein 1 isoform X1, whose amino-acid sequence MEDDDSQDELINRSASHSKGKRAVLWNISDDSDDVQEESDEGESASGEEDEDHLDGDDDDEEEEEEEGGNEEEDEATEEEEDVKTTDGAFGETSADLAGMSSDEDSDKCPICLNSFGSQPVATPESCQHYFCLDCILEWAKNANSCPVDRIAFNNIYLRKSYGGKVKKMITVQKPVKEGKEEAVDVNLEQTNCEVCGGSDHEDRLLLCDGCDAGYHMECLTPPLDSVPVEEWFCPQCELNNSSSRGSAEEHDDAESLPSTARSSISRSQSRAAGPTRAIARTQQSERVRANVNRHRITQARTSQLAPTYLIQSTWLDDTINAVVAGLNTSVYIRDFTPRVPSSHRRKTRKRRQTNGKVTSSSKGQRSKAPSKGGRRRRRGVRRTKSRQKQMLKKTATPKSRIANSLGIVKDKKGSSLPTVYRPSEQTLSSMRADIGAASLSIYGDPFDLDPFVDREDGEQRTHVTSLLEAKRRGISRSALRSHQPVARPVAAGLSRRGEVPRSRVVVEAAPVPDLLGSILSGQSVLLMDSSDVVINRDGSLKATKPMMPSTLDLGGSSSVSGDASTNINPGIMQSLEESSPSHHYNGDLPEFSHNSTDRLWTQNSDHLPSFMASTSHTQPLSQSSSLPRGRRNLLPPRPDRPTPFPGHRGMSDGSPQIDILCSSMQPVTNSSSSKIKGLSSSQSQPKKTPIKPMWLDVSVLPRIPKIKRESSGFTNEDTNQGSTNTINGSRGSSDTSTTDSNGYPVTSMVGLAGDKSRQQSVDRQKGTTGHSQRHRPDGAASSSFSSSFSSSSSTNYPANQPHYSSSSSAVSFRINSSGNSWHSRRLSIPSFSASGASTQEHWRDKEEQAKKRQLHKDKQMLLASRTTVNKEQDSNNIYDPFNPTLSDSSSSDNEAESSSLDRSSHHGTHKEKASLGDKKKDAVVQRKQVKSEPQEMADEPKTDGAQESTSQEIIGTAEKNELVDTKAEKKKHVLKIKKEPGLDDAGESEKSCQTSQSSFHLFKTETPESEQSIRSPNTVHRGGKNGSFTLSTSPKKIKSETKSGSALCSPSPSTDLSNQRKISKTSKEQCSSSSETERGRKGDRMASSQRNRQTEKVKDKKERYRQSGSREQRRARSASESSASSSPERSRRKRQRSRSQSKDRRSRSVSSCSSGEHSKKKKHKQRSKEKTDERDRRDHERGLVSKDRKRARSRSTSASKSPSRSRSRSKERKNKQCSKSPPRSWERRKDKEESLSKDKRKHRPGSRDGRKDDASSRSSQKTSFSSSKNTKQLQHKKKEDCVQSSRKEQVFDKMKKPSSSTSSSKGEKESKDLRTSSQLTASSTRDMGVLKKIKKEKHPPVDMFDFLITEPLKEQEQMDLSSVAITKCTDEEEIKEESIKTVLCDIKSEMLEITPIKSEPGSPELCQLPTGTSFSKLTTLVDVKPQGVVSQFQPGSEFSAENAETAALTVSTKQEAQPPSDSDEDFNVDVMLDSLDYVKSEATKGSETCVKNEKGGAEEKIEEDLVSAVVEAKSKAPVKRVTWNIQEPEGPQPAKSASKVALYKLKLKQEGVRRPSPTVQTSTQDFTSDRDETSTSSGLDVQQLEGSPATGQAEDGDLLKKDQQYLKKLHMQERAIEEVKLAIKPFYQRRDINKDEYKEILRKAVHKVCHSKSGEINPVKVGNLVKAYVDKYKHARKHRKGDDVGKAADVPTDAAQDEA is encoded by the exons atggaggacgatgacagccaAGATGAGCTGATTAACCGAAGTGCATCCCACAGTAAAGGAAAAAGGGCTGTGCTGTGGAACATCTCAg ATGACTCTGATGATGTTCAAGAGGAATCTGATGAAGGAGAGTCTGCCAGTGGCGAAGAAGATGAGGATCATCtagatggagatgatgatgatgaggaggaggaagaggaagaaggcgGAAATGAAGAGGAGGACG AAGccacagaagaggaagaagatgttAAAACAACGGATGGAGCTTTTGGGGAAACCTCTGCTGATCTTGCAGGGATGAGCTCAGATGAGGACTCGGATAAGTGTCCCATCTGCCTCAACTCTTTTGGCAGCCAGCCTGTTGCAACACCAGAAAGCTGTCAGCACTACTTCTGTCTTGACTGCATCCTTGAATGGGCCAAG AATGCAAACTCGTGTCCTGTAGACCGTATTGCCTTCAACAATATATACCTAAGAAAATCTTATGGAGGCAAAGTAAAGAAAATG ATCACAGTACAAAAGCCTGTAAAGGAAGGTAAAGAGGAAGCTGTAGATGTGAATCTGGAGCAGACGAACTGTGAAGTGTGTGGGGGCAGTGACCATGAGGACCGCCTCTTGCTATGCGATGGCTGTGATGCTGG GTATCACATGGAGTGCCTCACCCCACCTCTTGACTCTGTTCCTGTAGAAGAATGGTTTTGCCCTCAGTGCGAACTCAACAACAGTTCCTCAA GGGGTTCAGCTGAAgaacatgatgatgcagaaagCCTACCTTCTACTGCCCGTTCTTCCATCAGTCGTTCTCAGTCCCGTGCTGCAGGTCCCACCAGAGCTATCGCCCGAACGCAGCAGAGTGAGAGGGTTCGAGCAAATGTCAACAGACATCGCatcacacaggcacgcacatcACAG CTGGCTCCCACGTACCTTATACAGTCAACTTGGCTGGATGATACCATAAATGCTGTAGTGGCTGGGCTCAACACGTCTGTGTATATACGGGATTTCACTCCTCGCGTCCCATCTAGCCACAGGCGCAAGACCA GAAAGCGCCGGCAGACTAATGGCAAAGTGACCTCTTCTTCTAAGGGTCAAAGAAGTAAAGCCCCTAGTAAAggtggcaggaggaggaggcggggagtAAGAAGGACTAAATCCAGACAAAAACAG ATGCTGAAAAAGACAGCAACTCCTAAAAGCCGCATTGCTAATAGTCTTGGAATAGTTAAGGACAAAAAGGGCTCTTCACTCCCCACAGTATACCGGCCTTCAGAACAAACACTAAGCAGCATGCGTGCTGACATAGGTGCTGCGTCTCTGTCTATCTACGGAGATCCATTTGATCTGGATCCTTTTGTGGATCG GGAGGATGGTGAGCAGCGAACCCATGTTACATCATTGCTGGAGGCCAAGAGGCGAGGGATTTCTCGCTCTGCTCTTCGCTCTCACCAGCCTGTAGCCCGGCCAGTTGCTGCAGGTCTTTCCAG GAGGGGTGAAGTCCCGCGATCGAGGGTCGTTGTGGAGGCAGCTCCTGTGCCTGACCTGCTCGGAAGCATTCTATCAGGACAGAGCGTCCTCTTAATGGACAGCTCTGATGTTGTCATTAATAGAGATGGTTCCCTTAAAGCAACTAAGCCAA TGATGCCATCCACACTAGATCTAGGTGGCAGCAGTAGTGTCTCAGGAGATGCAAGCACTAACATCAACCCAGGGATCATGCAGAGCCTTGAAGAGAGTTCACCGTCTCATCACTATAATGGAGACCTGCCAGAATTCTCCCATAACTCAACAGACAGACTCTGGACTCAGAACTCTGATCACTTACCATCTTTTATGGCCTCAACTAGCCACACCCAACCCCTTTCCCAGTCTTCTTCACTGCCTAGAGGTCGTCGGAATTTGCTGCCACCTCGTCCAGACAGACCCACACCCTTTCCAGGACATAGGGGAATGAGTGATGGGTCACCGCAAATAGATATCTTGTGCTCCTCCATGCAGCCAGTCACAAACTCTTCAAGCTCTAAAATCAAAGGGTTGTCTTCATCACAGTCCCAACCTAAAAAAACACCCATAAAACCAATGTGGCTAGATGTATCAGTGCTCCCTAGAATACCAAAAATCAAAAGAGAGAGCAGTGGTTTCACAAATGAGGACACTAATCAAGGTAGCACTAATACAATTAATGGTAGCAGAGGAAGTAGTGATACGTCTACCACTGATAGCAATGGTTACCCTGTAACCAGTATGGTCGGCCTTGCTGGGGACAAAAGTAGGCAGCAAAGTGTCGACCGTCAAAAGGGCACAACGGGGCACTCCCAGAGGCATCGGCCGGATGGGGCGGCCTCGTCATCCTTCTCCAgttcattctcctcctcatcctccaccaaCTATCCTGCCAATCAGCCACAttattcctcctcttcctcagctgtGAGCTTCCGCATTAACTCTAGTGGGAATTCCTGGCATTCCAGGCGGCTAAGCATCCCATCATTCTCTGCTAGTGGAGCCAGCACGCAAGAACACTGGAGAGATAAGGAGGAGCAAGCAAAAAAGAGACAGTTGCACAAGGATAAACAGATGCTGCTGGCATCGCGTACAACGGTTAATAAGGAACAAGACAGTAATAATATTTATGATCCCTTTAATCCCACTCTGTCAGACTCAAGCAGCTCAGATAATGAAGCTGAGAGCTCAAGCCTGGATAGAAGTTCTCACCATGGAACACATAAGGAAAAAGCCAGTTTaggagataaaaaaaaggaTGCTGTAGTGCAACGCAAGCAGGTGAAAAGTGAACCCCAAGAGATGGCGGATGAACCAAAGACAGACGGTGCTCAGGAATCCACATCACAAGAGATTATAGGcacagcagaaaaaaatgaattagTAGACACAAAAgctgagaaaaagaaacatgtaCTTAAAATTAAGAAAGAGCCAGGATTGGATGATGCAGGAGAAAGTGAAAAGAGTTGTCAAACTTCTCAATCCAGTTTCCATCTTTTCAAGACAGAGACTCCAGAGAGTGAGCAGAGTATTAGATCTCCCAACACGGTTCACCGTGGTGGTAAAAATGGTTCGTTCACATTAAGCACATCTCCCAAAAAGATAAAGTCAGAAACAAAGTCTGGTTCGGCATTGTGTTCTCCATCCCCATCAACAGATTTGAGTAATCAGAGGAAGATTTCCAAGACATCAAAGGAGCAATGCTCTAGTAGTTCAGAGACAGAacgaggaaggaaaggagaccGTATGGCCTCCAGCCAGagaaacaggcagacagaaaaggTGAAGGACAAAAAAGAAAGGTACAGGCAGTCAGGTTCTAGAGAACAGAGGAGGGCACGGTCCGCCTCGGAAAGTTCTGCTTCCAGTTCTCCTGAGAGAAGTCGCAGAAAGAGACAACGGTCCCGATCACAATCCAAAGACAGAAGGTCCAG GTCTGTTTCGAGCTGTAGCAGTGGGGAGcattcaaaaaagaaaaagcataaACAAAGAAGCAAGGAAAAAACTGATGAAAGAGACCGAAGAGACCATGAAAGAGGACTGGTGTCAAAGGACAGGAAACGAGCTCGATCCCGATCAACGTCTGCGTCAAAGTCACCTTCCAGGTCTAGATCACGGTCAAAGGAGCGCAAAAATAAGCAATGTTCAAAATCACCCCCCAGATCGTGGGAAAGGAGGAAAGACAAGGAGGAATCACTGTCAAaagataaaagaaaacacaggccAGGCTCAAGAGACGGGAGGAAAGATGACGCATCATCCAGGAGTTCACAGAAAACATCTTTTTCATCctctaaaaacacaaagcagttaCAACACAAGAAAAAGGAGGATTGCGTTCAAAGCTCAAGAAAAGAACAAGTGTTTGACAAAATGAAGAAACCGTCATCCTCTACTTCCTCGTCTAAAGGTGAAAAGGAAAGCAAAGACCTGAGGACAAGCAGTCAGCTCACAGCATCAAGTACAAGAGACATgggagttttaaaaaaaatcaaaaaagaaaagcatccACCTGTGGATATGTTTGACTTCCTTATTACTGAGCCACTTAAGGAACAAGAACAAATGGACTTGTCTTCTGTGGCTATAACTAAATgcacagatgaggaggaaatcAAAGAAGAATCCATCAAGACTGTTCTATGTGACATTAAGAGTGAGATGTTGGAAATCACCCCAATAAAATCAGAGCCAGGTTCTCCAGAATTGTGCCAGTTACCCACTGGAACCTCATTTTCTAAATTGACCACACTTGTCGATGTCAAACCTCAGGGTGTGGTCTCCCAGTTTCAGCCAGGGTCAGAGTTCTCTGCAGAAAATGCTGAAACTGCAGCGCTCACTGTGTCTACAAAGCAAGAAGCTCAACCACCCTCAGATTCTGATGAGGACTTCAATGTCGATGTGATGCTTGACAGCTTGGACTATGTGAAGTCTGAGGCCACTAAGGGGAGCGAGACATGTGTCAAAAATGagaaaggaggagcagaggagaagatTGAAGAAGATCTGGTCTCTGCTGTAGTGGAAGCCAAATCCAAGGCTCCAGTGAAGAGGGTTACTTGGAATATACAGGAGCCTGAGGGACCTCAACCAGCAAAATCTGCAAGCA AGGTGGCTCTGTATAAATTAAAGCTGAAGCAGGAAGGAGTCCGCAGACCCTCTCCGACAGTCCAGACGTCCACTCAG GACTTCACCAGTGATAGGGATGAGACCTCCACATCCTCCGGACTTGATGTTCAACAGCTTGAAGGCTCACCAGCCACTGGGCAGGCAGAGGATGGGGATTTGTTGAAGAAAGACCAG CAGTATTTGAAAAAGCTCCACATGCAGGAGAGGGCCATAGAGGAAGTGAAGCTAGCAATCAAGCCTTTCTACCAAAGACGAGACATTAACAAGGATGAATACAAAGAGATTCTGCGCAAGGCTGTGCATAAG GTCTGCCACAGCAAGAGTGGGGAGATCAACCCAGTGAAAGTGGGAAATCTGGTGAAGGCGTATGTGGATAAATACAAACATGCAAGGAAACACAGAAAAGGAGACGACGTAGGGAAGGCAGCAGACGTACCAACTGACGCAGCCCAGGACGAGGCTTGA
- the phrf1 gene encoding PHD and RING finger domain-containing protein 1 isoform X2 translates to MEDDDSQDELINRSASHSKGKRAVLWNISDDSDDVQEESDEGESASGEEDEDHLDGDDDDEEEEEEEGGNEEEDATEEEEDVKTTDGAFGETSADLAGMSSDEDSDKCPICLNSFGSQPVATPESCQHYFCLDCILEWAKNANSCPVDRIAFNNIYLRKSYGGKVKKMITVQKPVKEGKEEAVDVNLEQTNCEVCGGSDHEDRLLLCDGCDAGYHMECLTPPLDSVPVEEWFCPQCELNNSSSRGSAEEHDDAESLPSTARSSISRSQSRAAGPTRAIARTQQSERVRANVNRHRITQARTSQLAPTYLIQSTWLDDTINAVVAGLNTSVYIRDFTPRVPSSHRRKTRKRRQTNGKVTSSSKGQRSKAPSKGGRRRRRGVRRTKSRQKQMLKKTATPKSRIANSLGIVKDKKGSSLPTVYRPSEQTLSSMRADIGAASLSIYGDPFDLDPFVDREDGEQRTHVTSLLEAKRRGISRSALRSHQPVARPVAAGLSRRGEVPRSRVVVEAAPVPDLLGSILSGQSVLLMDSSDVVINRDGSLKATKPMMPSTLDLGGSSSVSGDASTNINPGIMQSLEESSPSHHYNGDLPEFSHNSTDRLWTQNSDHLPSFMASTSHTQPLSQSSSLPRGRRNLLPPRPDRPTPFPGHRGMSDGSPQIDILCSSMQPVTNSSSSKIKGLSSSQSQPKKTPIKPMWLDVSVLPRIPKIKRESSGFTNEDTNQGSTNTINGSRGSSDTSTTDSNGYPVTSMVGLAGDKSRQQSVDRQKGTTGHSQRHRPDGAASSSFSSSFSSSSSTNYPANQPHYSSSSSAVSFRINSSGNSWHSRRLSIPSFSASGASTQEHWRDKEEQAKKRQLHKDKQMLLASRTTVNKEQDSNNIYDPFNPTLSDSSSSDNEAESSSLDRSSHHGTHKEKASLGDKKKDAVVQRKQVKSEPQEMADEPKTDGAQESTSQEIIGTAEKNELVDTKAEKKKHVLKIKKEPGLDDAGESEKSCQTSQSSFHLFKTETPESEQSIRSPNTVHRGGKNGSFTLSTSPKKIKSETKSGSALCSPSPSTDLSNQRKISKTSKEQCSSSSETERGRKGDRMASSQRNRQTEKVKDKKERYRQSGSREQRRARSASESSASSSPERSRRKRQRSRSQSKDRRSRSVSSCSSGEHSKKKKHKQRSKEKTDERDRRDHERGLVSKDRKRARSRSTSASKSPSRSRSRSKERKNKQCSKSPPRSWERRKDKEESLSKDKRKHRPGSRDGRKDDASSRSSQKTSFSSSKNTKQLQHKKKEDCVQSSRKEQVFDKMKKPSSSTSSSKGEKESKDLRTSSQLTASSTRDMGVLKKIKKEKHPPVDMFDFLITEPLKEQEQMDLSSVAITKCTDEEEIKEESIKTVLCDIKSEMLEITPIKSEPGSPELCQLPTGTSFSKLTTLVDVKPQGVVSQFQPGSEFSAENAETAALTVSTKQEAQPPSDSDEDFNVDVMLDSLDYVKSEATKGSETCVKNEKGGAEEKIEEDLVSAVVEAKSKAPVKRVTWNIQEPEGPQPAKSASKVALYKLKLKQEGVRRPSPTVQTSTQDFTSDRDETSTSSGLDVQQLEGSPATGQAEDGDLLKKDQQYLKKLHMQERAIEEVKLAIKPFYQRRDINKDEYKEILRKAVHKVCHSKSGEINPVKVGNLVKAYVDKYKHARKHRKGDDVGKAADVPTDAAQDEA, encoded by the exons atggaggacgatgacagccaAGATGAGCTGATTAACCGAAGTGCATCCCACAGTAAAGGAAAAAGGGCTGTGCTGTGGAACATCTCAg ATGACTCTGATGATGTTCAAGAGGAATCTGATGAAGGAGAGTCTGCCAGTGGCGAAGAAGATGAGGATCATCtagatggagatgatgatgatgaggaggaggaagaggaagaaggcgGAAATGAAGAGGAGGACG ccacagaagaggaagaagatgttAAAACAACGGATGGAGCTTTTGGGGAAACCTCTGCTGATCTTGCAGGGATGAGCTCAGATGAGGACTCGGATAAGTGTCCCATCTGCCTCAACTCTTTTGGCAGCCAGCCTGTTGCAACACCAGAAAGCTGTCAGCACTACTTCTGTCTTGACTGCATCCTTGAATGGGCCAAG AATGCAAACTCGTGTCCTGTAGACCGTATTGCCTTCAACAATATATACCTAAGAAAATCTTATGGAGGCAAAGTAAAGAAAATG ATCACAGTACAAAAGCCTGTAAAGGAAGGTAAAGAGGAAGCTGTAGATGTGAATCTGGAGCAGACGAACTGTGAAGTGTGTGGGGGCAGTGACCATGAGGACCGCCTCTTGCTATGCGATGGCTGTGATGCTGG GTATCACATGGAGTGCCTCACCCCACCTCTTGACTCTGTTCCTGTAGAAGAATGGTTTTGCCCTCAGTGCGAACTCAACAACAGTTCCTCAA GGGGTTCAGCTGAAgaacatgatgatgcagaaagCCTACCTTCTACTGCCCGTTCTTCCATCAGTCGTTCTCAGTCCCGTGCTGCAGGTCCCACCAGAGCTATCGCCCGAACGCAGCAGAGTGAGAGGGTTCGAGCAAATGTCAACAGACATCGCatcacacaggcacgcacatcACAG CTGGCTCCCACGTACCTTATACAGTCAACTTGGCTGGATGATACCATAAATGCTGTAGTGGCTGGGCTCAACACGTCTGTGTATATACGGGATTTCACTCCTCGCGTCCCATCTAGCCACAGGCGCAAGACCA GAAAGCGCCGGCAGACTAATGGCAAAGTGACCTCTTCTTCTAAGGGTCAAAGAAGTAAAGCCCCTAGTAAAggtggcaggaggaggaggcggggagtAAGAAGGACTAAATCCAGACAAAAACAG ATGCTGAAAAAGACAGCAACTCCTAAAAGCCGCATTGCTAATAGTCTTGGAATAGTTAAGGACAAAAAGGGCTCTTCACTCCCCACAGTATACCGGCCTTCAGAACAAACACTAAGCAGCATGCGTGCTGACATAGGTGCTGCGTCTCTGTCTATCTACGGAGATCCATTTGATCTGGATCCTTTTGTGGATCG GGAGGATGGTGAGCAGCGAACCCATGTTACATCATTGCTGGAGGCCAAGAGGCGAGGGATTTCTCGCTCTGCTCTTCGCTCTCACCAGCCTGTAGCCCGGCCAGTTGCTGCAGGTCTTTCCAG GAGGGGTGAAGTCCCGCGATCGAGGGTCGTTGTGGAGGCAGCTCCTGTGCCTGACCTGCTCGGAAGCATTCTATCAGGACAGAGCGTCCTCTTAATGGACAGCTCTGATGTTGTCATTAATAGAGATGGTTCCCTTAAAGCAACTAAGCCAA TGATGCCATCCACACTAGATCTAGGTGGCAGCAGTAGTGTCTCAGGAGATGCAAGCACTAACATCAACCCAGGGATCATGCAGAGCCTTGAAGAGAGTTCACCGTCTCATCACTATAATGGAGACCTGCCAGAATTCTCCCATAACTCAACAGACAGACTCTGGACTCAGAACTCTGATCACTTACCATCTTTTATGGCCTCAACTAGCCACACCCAACCCCTTTCCCAGTCTTCTTCACTGCCTAGAGGTCGTCGGAATTTGCTGCCACCTCGTCCAGACAGACCCACACCCTTTCCAGGACATAGGGGAATGAGTGATGGGTCACCGCAAATAGATATCTTGTGCTCCTCCATGCAGCCAGTCACAAACTCTTCAAGCTCTAAAATCAAAGGGTTGTCTTCATCACAGTCCCAACCTAAAAAAACACCCATAAAACCAATGTGGCTAGATGTATCAGTGCTCCCTAGAATACCAAAAATCAAAAGAGAGAGCAGTGGTTTCACAAATGAGGACACTAATCAAGGTAGCACTAATACAATTAATGGTAGCAGAGGAAGTAGTGATACGTCTACCACTGATAGCAATGGTTACCCTGTAACCAGTATGGTCGGCCTTGCTGGGGACAAAAGTAGGCAGCAAAGTGTCGACCGTCAAAAGGGCACAACGGGGCACTCCCAGAGGCATCGGCCGGATGGGGCGGCCTCGTCATCCTTCTCCAgttcattctcctcctcatcctccaccaaCTATCCTGCCAATCAGCCACAttattcctcctcttcctcagctgtGAGCTTCCGCATTAACTCTAGTGGGAATTCCTGGCATTCCAGGCGGCTAAGCATCCCATCATTCTCTGCTAGTGGAGCCAGCACGCAAGAACACTGGAGAGATAAGGAGGAGCAAGCAAAAAAGAGACAGTTGCACAAGGATAAACAGATGCTGCTGGCATCGCGTACAACGGTTAATAAGGAACAAGACAGTAATAATATTTATGATCCCTTTAATCCCACTCTGTCAGACTCAAGCAGCTCAGATAATGAAGCTGAGAGCTCAAGCCTGGATAGAAGTTCTCACCATGGAACACATAAGGAAAAAGCCAGTTTaggagataaaaaaaaggaTGCTGTAGTGCAACGCAAGCAGGTGAAAAGTGAACCCCAAGAGATGGCGGATGAACCAAAGACAGACGGTGCTCAGGAATCCACATCACAAGAGATTATAGGcacagcagaaaaaaatgaattagTAGACACAAAAgctgagaaaaagaaacatgtaCTTAAAATTAAGAAAGAGCCAGGATTGGATGATGCAGGAGAAAGTGAAAAGAGTTGTCAAACTTCTCAATCCAGTTTCCATCTTTTCAAGACAGAGACTCCAGAGAGTGAGCAGAGTATTAGATCTCCCAACACGGTTCACCGTGGTGGTAAAAATGGTTCGTTCACATTAAGCACATCTCCCAAAAAGATAAAGTCAGAAACAAAGTCTGGTTCGGCATTGTGTTCTCCATCCCCATCAACAGATTTGAGTAATCAGAGGAAGATTTCCAAGACATCAAAGGAGCAATGCTCTAGTAGTTCAGAGACAGAacgaggaaggaaaggagaccGTATGGCCTCCAGCCAGagaaacaggcagacagaaaaggTGAAGGACAAAAAAGAAAGGTACAGGCAGTCAGGTTCTAGAGAACAGAGGAGGGCACGGTCCGCCTCGGAAAGTTCTGCTTCCAGTTCTCCTGAGAGAAGTCGCAGAAAGAGACAACGGTCCCGATCACAATCCAAAGACAGAAGGTCCAG GTCTGTTTCGAGCTGTAGCAGTGGGGAGcattcaaaaaagaaaaagcataaACAAAGAAGCAAGGAAAAAACTGATGAAAGAGACCGAAGAGACCATGAAAGAGGACTGGTGTCAAAGGACAGGAAACGAGCTCGATCCCGATCAACGTCTGCGTCAAAGTCACCTTCCAGGTCTAGATCACGGTCAAAGGAGCGCAAAAATAAGCAATGTTCAAAATCACCCCCCAGATCGTGGGAAAGGAGGAAAGACAAGGAGGAATCACTGTCAAaagataaaagaaaacacaggccAGGCTCAAGAGACGGGAGGAAAGATGACGCATCATCCAGGAGTTCACAGAAAACATCTTTTTCATCctctaaaaacacaaagcagttaCAACACAAGAAAAAGGAGGATTGCGTTCAAAGCTCAAGAAAAGAACAAGTGTTTGACAAAATGAAGAAACCGTCATCCTCTACTTCCTCGTCTAAAGGTGAAAAGGAAAGCAAAGACCTGAGGACAAGCAGTCAGCTCACAGCATCAAGTACAAGAGACATgggagttttaaaaaaaatcaaaaaagaaaagcatccACCTGTGGATATGTTTGACTTCCTTATTACTGAGCCACTTAAGGAACAAGAACAAATGGACTTGTCTTCTGTGGCTATAACTAAATgcacagatgaggaggaaatcAAAGAAGAATCCATCAAGACTGTTCTATGTGACATTAAGAGTGAGATGTTGGAAATCACCCCAATAAAATCAGAGCCAGGTTCTCCAGAATTGTGCCAGTTACCCACTGGAACCTCATTTTCTAAATTGACCACACTTGTCGATGTCAAACCTCAGGGTGTGGTCTCCCAGTTTCAGCCAGGGTCAGAGTTCTCTGCAGAAAATGCTGAAACTGCAGCGCTCACTGTGTCTACAAAGCAAGAAGCTCAACCACCCTCAGATTCTGATGAGGACTTCAATGTCGATGTGATGCTTGACAGCTTGGACTATGTGAAGTCTGAGGCCACTAAGGGGAGCGAGACATGTGTCAAAAATGagaaaggaggagcagaggagaagatTGAAGAAGATCTGGTCTCTGCTGTAGTGGAAGCCAAATCCAAGGCTCCAGTGAAGAGGGTTACTTGGAATATACAGGAGCCTGAGGGACCTCAACCAGCAAAATCTGCAAGCA AGGTGGCTCTGTATAAATTAAAGCTGAAGCAGGAAGGAGTCCGCAGACCCTCTCCGACAGTCCAGACGTCCACTCAG GACTTCACCAGTGATAGGGATGAGACCTCCACATCCTCCGGACTTGATGTTCAACAGCTTGAAGGCTCACCAGCCACTGGGCAGGCAGAGGATGGGGATTTGTTGAAGAAAGACCAG CAGTATTTGAAAAAGCTCCACATGCAGGAGAGGGCCATAGAGGAAGTGAAGCTAGCAATCAAGCCTTTCTACCAAAGACGAGACATTAACAAGGATGAATACAAAGAGATTCTGCGCAAGGCTGTGCATAAG GTCTGCCACAGCAAGAGTGGGGAGATCAACCCAGTGAAAGTGGGAAATCTGGTGAAGGCGTATGTGGATAAATACAAACATGCAAGGAAACACAGAAAAGGAGACGACGTAGGGAAGGCAGCAGACGTACCAACTGACGCAGCCCAGGACGAGGCTTGA